The Herbiconiux sp. A18JL235 region TGCTCCGTCATGGTGTTGCGGAGGGCGCGCTGGAGCGCGCGCACGTTCTCGGGCCCGTCGGAGGCGAGCAGCCTCGCGATCTCCTCGCGCGCGACGGCGACGGCCGCAGCCGAGCGCTTCTGCGCGGGCAGAGCTGCCGAGTACGCGGCGGCGGCCTGACCGACGATGCGCCCGAACACGAGCAGCTCGATGAGCGAGTTGCCGCCGAGCCGGTTCGCCCCGTGCAGCCCCGACGACGCCTCGCCGATCGCATACAGTCCTGGAACGTCGGTTCCGTGATCGGAGGGCCGCACCCACACCCCGCCCATCGAGTAGTGCGCGGTGGGCGCGATCTCGATCGGCTCCTTCGTGACGTCGAGCATCTGCAGCTCGAGCATGGTCTGGTACACCCGAGGCAGCTTGGTCATGATGGTCTCGCGCGGAAGGTGCGAGACGTCGAGCCAGACTCCGCCGTTCGGTGTGCCCCGCCCCTCCTTGATCTCGGTGTAGCAGGCCAGGGCGACGCGGTCACGGGTGGAGAGCTCGAGCCGCTCGGGGTCGTACTTGTGCATGAAGCGCTCGCCGAGTCCGTTGCGCAGGATGCCGCCCTCGCCCCGCGCGGCCTCCGAGATGAGGGTGCCCGCCGCGCTCTCGGGCTCGATGATGCCTGAAGGGTGGAACTGCACGAGCTCGGGGTCGCGCAGCCGGCCGCCGGCCTCGACGGCGAGGCGGAAGGAGTCGCCGGTGTTCTCGTCGCGACGCGAGGAGGTGCGGCGCCAGATGCGGTTGTGTCCGCCGGCGGCGAGGATGACGGCATCCGCATGGATGAGGTAACGCGTTCCGTCTTCGAGGTCGAAGCCGTAGGCGCCGAACACCGCTCCGTCGTCATTGGTGAGGATGCGCGTGATGTACACCCGGTCGAGGATCGGGATGTCGAGGAGCGCCGCCCGGTTGACAAGCGTGCGCTGGATCTCGAGCCCCGTGTAGTCGCCCGCGAACGCTGTGCGGCGGAAGGTGTGGGCGCCGAAGAAGCGCTGCGAGATGCGCCCGTCGTCTTCGCGGGCGAACGGCATGCCGTAGCGTTCGAGGTCGTCGATGCCCTGCGCCGCGCCCTCGGTGACGATCTGCACCGTGTGCGGGTTGGCGAGCAGGTACGACTCCTTGAGGGTGTCGGCGGCGTGCTGCTGCCAGCTGTCGTCCTCGTCCATCGTGCCGAGGGCCGCGTTGATGCCGCCGGCGGCGAGTGAGGTGTGCGCATCCGACCGGGGGCGCTTGCCGACGGCGAGCACGTCGACCCCCGCTTCGGCGAGTTCGATCGAGGCGCGGAGGCCGGAGCCGCCGGTGCCGATGACGAGGACGGTGGTGGAGATCTGGCGTTCGGAAGGTCGCATGCTTGAACCGTAGGCAGCATCGTCTGATTACTCCAATGCATATATTCGGTCGATACGATGCGGCTACGCTATGGTGATGAATCTCGATCAGCTCCGCGCCTTCGCCGAGGTGGCCCGCCTCGGCAACTTCACGCGGGCTGCGGATGCCCTCCACCTCGCCCAGCCTTCCCTCAGCCGGCAGATCGCTTCGCTCGAGCAGGAGCTCGGGGCCGAGCTCTTTCACAGGGCGCGTTCAGGCAGCACCCTGACGAGTGCGGGTGAGACACTCCTCCCGCTGGCGCGACGGATGCTCGCCGACGCCGCCTCGGTGCGTCGCGAACTCGCCGAGCTGGCCGGCCTCCGGCGCGGGCGGGTGCGCCTCGGCGCGACGCCGACGCTGTGCATCAGCCTCGTGGCCGAGGTGCTGAGCGCGTTCCACACCGCGCATCCCTCGGTCGAACTGCACCTGTCGGAACAGGGTTCGAGGGGGCTCCTCGACGAGCTGGCCGGGGGAGAGCTCGACCTGGCGCTCATCACCACCTCGTCCTCCGACGCGGCGGAGCGCTTCACGGTGACGCCGTTACTGGAAGAGGAGCTCGTGGTGGTCTCGGCGGCGTCGGCGCCGCCTCCCGTGCGACGTCAGACGATCACGCTGGCCGAAGTCGCCCAGCTGCCGCAGATCGTGTTCAGCTCGAGCTACGACCTGCGCAGCACCACCGACGCAGCGTTCGGCCTCGCCGGGCTCGTGCCCGAGGTGGTGCTCGAGGGCGCAGAGATGGATGCGGTGCTGCGCT contains the following coding sequences:
- a CDS encoding L-aspartate oxidase, with amino-acid sequence MRPSERQISTTVLVIGTGGSGLRASIELAEAGVDVLAVGKRPRSDAHTSLAAGGINAALGTMDEDDSWQQHAADTLKESYLLANPHTVQIVTEGAAQGIDDLERYGMPFAREDDGRISQRFFGAHTFRRTAFAGDYTGLEIQRTLVNRAALLDIPILDRVYITRILTNDDGAVFGAYGFDLEDGTRYLIHADAVILAAGGHNRIWRRTSSRRDENTGDSFRLAVEAGGRLRDPELVQFHPSGIIEPESAAGTLISEAARGEGGILRNGLGERFMHKYDPERLELSTRDRVALACYTEIKEGRGTPNGGVWLDVSHLPRETIMTKLPRVYQTMLELQMLDVTKEPIEIAPTAHYSMGGVWVRPSDHGTDVPGLYAIGEASSGLHGANRLGGNSLIELLVFGRIVGQAAAAYSAALPAQKRSAAAVAVAREEIARLLASDGPENVRALQRALRNTMTEHAGVVRDEAGLLAGLAELDAIDERIARIGVHPDIAGYHDLAHAFDLKSSSLAARATLLAALERRETRGCHNRSDYPELDPELQVNLVWSPSTGVVRESIPEIPADIAALMRDVSTVGKLVE
- a CDS encoding LysR family transcriptional regulator; the encoded protein is MVMNLDQLRAFAEVARLGNFTRAADALHLAQPSLSRQIASLEQELGAELFHRARSGSTLTSAGETLLPLARRMLADAASVRRELAELAGLRRGRVRLGATPTLCISLVAEVLSAFHTAHPSVELHLSEQGSRGLLDELAGGELDLALITTSSSDAAERFTVTPLLEEELVVVSAASAPPPVRRQTITLAEVAQLPQIVFSSSYDLRSTTDAAFGLAGLVPEVVLEGAEMDAVLRFVERGLGVAIVPAMVLLDRPALRSVRLVEPVLTRTISLARPADVAPAAAVGVMQRTIAATATGFAERSGVTMRRVGPPALSSGRQAVPGPAPAPQGRV